A window of the Lysinibacillus irui genome harbors these coding sequences:
- the fapR gene encoding transcription factor FapR: MRRTKKERQRLLSETIAENPFVTDEQLATQFQVSVQTIRLDRMELSIPELRERIKDVAAKNYENEVKSLPIDEVIGEIVDIELDNRALSIFDVQEEHVFQRNGIARGHHLFAQANSLAVAVIDDELALTVHSNITFVKPVRAGNRVITKAIVIGRDNQNNRTKVEVTSTVNGETVFVGEFDMYRTKGKGE, encoded by the coding sequence TTGAGACGAACGAAAAAAGAGCGACAGCGACTACTATCTGAAACGATAGCTGAAAATCCATTCGTCACAGATGAACAGCTAGCAACACAGTTTCAGGTAAGTGTCCAAACAATTCGTTTAGATCGTATGGAATTATCCATACCAGAATTACGAGAACGAATTAAAGACGTTGCTGCAAAAAACTATGAAAACGAAGTAAAATCTCTACCGATTGATGAGGTCATCGGAGAAATTGTAGATATTGAATTGGATAATCGAGCACTATCGATTTTTGATGTGCAAGAAGAGCATGTTTTTCAGCGTAATGGCATCGCGCGTGGCCATCATTTGTTTGCACAAGCAAACTCATTAGCGGTTGCAGTAATTGATGACGAACTAGCATTAACCGTACATTCCAATATTACGTTTGTGAAACCTGTACGAGCTGGAAATCGTGTTATTACAAAGGCGATTGTTATCGGTCGAGATAATCAAAATAATCGGACAAAAGTCGAGGTAACATCTACCGTTAATGGTGAAACCGTTTTTGTTGGTGAATTTGATATGTACCGCACGAAAGGTAAAGGTGAGTAA
- the plsX gene encoding phosphate acyltransferase PlsX — MKLALDGMGGDNAPKSVVEGALLALEQIPNLEIQLYGQQDKLEPFLKQHDRLTIVHCEEVVEGTDDPARAVRRKKDSSMARMMDAVEEGRADACLSAGNTGALMAGGLFKVGRIEGIARPALATTLPTLDGKGFLMLDLGANADARPEHLVQYAIMGDIYAKKVGGLQKPRIGLLNIGTEDKKGNELTKAAFELLKEADLNFIGNVEARDLLEGVADVVVTDGFTGNMVLKSIEGTAGALFSMLKEAFMSSTKTKISAALMKNNLRDLKNKMDYTEYGGAGLFGLQAPVIKAHGSSNAKAIFSAIRQANTMVEHTVISTITETVRHLEID, encoded by the coding sequence ATGAAATTAGCGCTTGATGGAATGGGTGGAGACAACGCACCAAAATCAGTTGTGGAAGGTGCACTCTTAGCTTTAGAACAAATTCCGAACTTAGAAATTCAATTGTATGGTCAACAAGATAAGCTGGAACCATTTTTAAAGCAACATGATCGCTTGACGATTGTGCATTGTGAGGAAGTAGTGGAAGGAACTGACGATCCTGCACGCGCTGTTCGTAGAAAAAAGGATTCTTCAATGGCTCGTATGATGGACGCAGTAGAAGAAGGTAGGGCAGATGCTTGCCTTTCTGCAGGGAATACAGGTGCCCTTATGGCAGGAGGCCTATTTAAAGTAGGTCGTATTGAAGGGATTGCCCGACCAGCCTTAGCTACAACACTACCAACATTGGATGGCAAAGGCTTTTTAATGCTTGACTTAGGGGCAAATGCCGATGCGCGCCCAGAGCATTTAGTGCAATATGCTATTATGGGTGATATTTATGCTAAAAAGGTTGGAGGCTTACAAAAACCACGAATTGGCTTATTAAATATCGGTACCGAGGATAAAAAAGGAAATGAGCTAACAAAAGCAGCCTTCGAATTATTGAAGGAAGCTGATTTGAATTTTATTGGTAATGTTGAAGCACGTGATTTACTTGAAGGAGTAGCAGATGTTGTTGTAACAGATGGCTTTACAGGCAATATGGTGCTGAAGTCGATTGAAGGGACAGCAGGCGCTTTATTTTCTATGTTAAAAGAAGCTTTTATGTCTTCAACAAAAACGAAAATTTCAGCAGCACTCATGAAAAATAATTTACGTGACTTGAAAAATAAAATGGACTATACAGAATATGGTGGTGCAGGATTGTTTGGTTTACAAGCGCCTGTTATCAAAGCACATGGTTCATCTAACGCAAAAGCGATTTTCAGTGCAATCCGTCAAGCAAATACGATGGTAGAGCATACTGTTATTTCGACGATTACTGAGACAGTACGTCACTTAGAAATTGATTAA
- the fabD gene encoding ACP S-malonyltransferase, producing the protein MTKIAFIFPGQGSQVVGMGQEFVENAAESKAFYDRADQALQFELSKLMLEGPAEELTLTYHAQPALLTTGVMVAEKLRTAGIHPHYAAGHSLGEYGALVLAGVMSFDDAVSIVHKRGLYMNEAVPAGQGAMAAILGMELEALNAVTEQVSASGDAVQVANVNCPGQIVISGTKEGVDKAIIAAKEAGAKRAIPLVVSGPFHSELMRPSSEKLKAALAEITLSAPEIPVIGNVMAKELKDVSAIQQELVEQVYSAVQWEASMREMIAQGVDVFIECGPGKVLSGLLKKIDRSVAAYCVYDEASLEAVIEASKEWSINA; encoded by the coding sequence ATGACGAAAATAGCATTTATTTTTCCAGGACAAGGTTCACAAGTAGTAGGAATGGGTCAAGAGTTTGTTGAAAACGCAGCAGAGAGTAAAGCGTTTTACGATCGTGCCGATCAAGCTCTTCAATTTGAATTATCTAAGTTAATGTTAGAAGGTCCAGCAGAAGAATTAACACTAACATATCATGCGCAGCCAGCTCTTCTTACTACAGGTGTAATGGTAGCTGAAAAATTGCGTACAGCAGGCATTCATCCTCACTACGCTGCGGGTCATTCATTAGGTGAATATGGTGCATTGGTTTTAGCAGGCGTTATGTCATTTGATGATGCCGTGTCAATCGTGCACAAACGAGGTCTGTATATGAATGAAGCGGTCCCTGCAGGGCAGGGTGCAATGGCGGCGATTCTAGGGATGGAACTAGAGGCATTAAACGCAGTAACAGAACAGGTTTCAGCTTCAGGTGATGCTGTTCAGGTTGCCAATGTGAATTGTCCAGGACAAATTGTTATTTCGGGTACAAAAGAGGGTGTCGATAAAGCGATTATTGCTGCGAAAGAAGCAGGGGCAAAGAGAGCGATACCATTAGTTGTAAGTGGTCCTTTCCATTCAGAATTAATGCGACCATCCTCAGAGAAACTAAAAGCTGCATTGGCTGAGATTACTTTATCAGCGCCTGAAATTCCTGTCATTGGCAACGTTATGGCGAAGGAATTAAAGGATGTATCAGCTATCCAACAAGAGTTGGTTGAGCAGGTCTATAGTGCTGTTCAATGGGAAGCATCTATGCGTGAGATGATTGCACAAGGAGTGGATGTCTTTATCGAATGCGGACCTGGTAAGGTGTTAAGCGGTCTCTTGAAAAAAATCGACCGCTCTGTTGCAGCATATTGTGTTTATGATGAGGCATCATTAGAAGCAGTTATTGAAGCGTCGAAGGAGTGGTCAATCAATGCGTAA